The Deltaproteobacteria bacterium genome window below encodes:
- a CDS encoding radical SAM protein, protein MVTFGPVPSRRLGRSLGVNNVPFKSCNYSCVYCQLGRTPATDVEPRKFFDPEKVCEDVEQRLSDIRKTGEAPVDFITFVPDGEPTLDINLGQEIDLLKPLGIKIAVITNSSLIWREDVRNNLMNADWVSLKVDSVREDVWQKINRPDKTLRLRSIMDGMLAFSKAFEGELTTETMLMKGVNDNSVMMTETADFISRLTPSRTYISVPTRPPSEKWVLPPDEQELNRCFQIFNEKLQSVEYLIGYEGDSFAYSGNVEADILGITAVHPMREDAVRNLLAKAGSGWSVVERMMEQGKLVKTEYRGEQFYLRKPSRPID, encoded by the coding sequence ATGGTAACTTTTGGACCCGTCCCTTCAAGGCGTCTTGGCAGGAGCCTCGGCGTCAACAACGTCCCGTTCAAGTCATGCAATTATTCCTGCGTTTACTGCCAGCTTGGGCGCACTCCCGCAACAGATGTCGAGCCCCGGAAGTTCTTTGACCCCGAAAAGGTCTGCGAAGATGTGGAACAAAGGCTTTCGGACATCAGAAAAACCGGGGAGGCGCCGGTCGATTTCATAACCTTTGTACCGGATGGTGAGCCCACGCTCGATATCAACCTTGGCCAGGAGATAGACCTTCTCAAGCCTTTGGGGATAAAAATAGCAGTCATCACGAACTCGTCTCTCATCTGGCGGGAAGACGTAAGAAATAATCTTATGAATGCCGATTGGGTGTCTTTGAAAGTAGATTCCGTAAGAGAGGACGTTTGGCAAAAAATCAACCGCCCGGATAAAACCCTGCGCCTGCGGTCGATAATGGACGGGATGCTTGCGTTTTCAAAAGCCTTCGAAGGCGAATTGACTACCGAGACGATGCTCATGAAAGGCGTCAATGACAATAGCGTGATGATGACGGAGACTGCTGATTTCATCTCCAGGCTTACTCCTTCCAGGACATATATTTCCGTTCCCACGAGACCGCCTTCTGAAAAGTGGGTGCTGCCTCCTGATGAACAGGAACTCAACAGGTGCTTTCAGATCTTCAATGAGAAACTTCAAAGTGTCGAATATCTTATAGGTTATGAGGGAGACTCCTTTGCTTATAGCGGAAATGTAGAGGCAGATATACTGGGCATTACCGCCGTCCATCCGATGAGGGAGGACGCGGTAAGGAACCTTCTTGCAAAGGCGGGCTCCGGGTGGTCTGTCGTTGAGAGGATGATGGAGCAGGGGAAGCTTGTTAAGACGGAATACAGGGGTGAGCAATTCTATCTTCGCAAGCCGTCAAGACCTATAGATTAA
- a CDS encoding metal ABC transporter permease, which produces MENQLLLSLTAGVFIGGVAGYLGSLMLSKRMLLVAGPLGHLTLPGIALAIIYGFDVSLGAFPFVILGIFLIWLFEIRTKLPMEALTAVIFASGVAVAFLFLSVEQAETALVGDISNVGFFVTATSVFISIVLFFVIRKIYPEMVLINVSDDLARSGGLSVERYNFIYLLSIAIVVALGVKMVGGLLTAALVAIPAATARNLSVNLLQYSFGAMVIGSLSAFAGILLFRLTGFSAGPLIILVSTAIFLVSLFLKR; this is translated from the coding sequence ATGGAAAATCAATTATTGTTAAGCCTGACGGCGGGCGTCTTCATCGGGGGAGTAGCCGGATACCTGGGGTCTCTGATGTTGAGCAAGAGAATGCTCCTCGTCGCGGGTCCTTTAGGCCATTTGACCCTGCCGGGAATAGCCCTTGCGATAATATACGGATTTGACGTTTCACTCGGGGCTTTTCCCTTTGTGATTCTGGGGATCTTTCTTATCTGGCTGTTCGAAATCAGGACAAAATTGCCCATGGAAGCCCTGACCGCGGTCATCTTCGCTTCGGGTGTAGCCGTCGCCTTCTTGTTTTTGTCAGTGGAACAGGCGGAAACAGCTCTCGTGGGCGATATCTCCAATGTAGGTTTTTTTGTTACGGCCACCTCTGTTTTTATCTCCATTGTCCTTTTTTTTGTGATAAGAAAAATTTATCCGGAGATGGTCTTGATAAACGTCTCGGATGACCTGGCCAGGTCCGGCGGCCTAAGCGTCGAGAGATACAATTTTATTTATCTGCTCTCGATCGCCATTGTCGTGGCCTTAGGGGTAAAAATGGTCGGGGGCCTTTTAACCGCCGCCCTGGTGGCTATCCCGGCCGCCACCGCGCGCAATCTGTCCGTGAACTTACTGCAGTATTCTTTTGGAGCAATGGTCATTGGCTCCCTTTCCGCTTTCGCTGGCATATTGCTTTTCAGACTAACGGGATTTTCTGCCGGCCCCCTGATTATTCTTGTAAGCACGGCAATCTTTCTGGTCTCACTCTTCTTGAAAAGATAA
- a CDS encoding metal ABC transporter ATP-binding protein yields the protein MEDNLILNVEDLKVALDHRVIIDHLSFSVKKGDIVTILGPNGAGKTVLLRCLLGLLPYTGKIQWEEGIKIGYVPQRLPFIKDIPMSVMDFFGLKRGSEQEVRDIVHAVGFGDEIFERRIGDLSSGQFQRILIAWGLIGGPHVLLFDEPTTGIDIGGEETIYNLLAKLRKERQLSILLVTHDLNVVYEFSTYVICLSRPVVCCGPPQEVLTTESLQSLYGGKVKYYKHKPL from the coding sequence ATGGAAGATAATCTGATATTAAACGTAGAAGACCTGAAGGTGGCTTTGGACCACCGGGTTATCATTGATCACCTCTCCTTTAGCGTGAAAAAAGGGGACATAGTCACCATTCTGGGACCCAACGGGGCTGGGAAAACCGTCTTGCTCAGGTGCCTGCTCGGACTTTTGCCTTACACCGGAAAAATACAATGGGAAGAAGGCATTAAGATCGGCTATGTTCCCCAGAGACTGCCATTTATTAAAGATATCCCCATGAGTGTAATGGATTTTTTCGGCCTGAAACGGGGTTCTGAACAAGAGGTGAGGGACATCGTGCACGCAGTGGGGTTTGGCGATGAGATCTTTGAGCGGAGGATAGGCGACCTGTCGTCCGGACAGTTCCAGAGAATACTGATTGCCTGGGGTCTGATTGGAGGCCCTCATGTATTGCTCTTCGATGAGCCGACCACGGGGATTGATATCGGCGGCGAGGAGACCATCTATAATCTCCTGGCAAAACTCAGGAAAGAGCGGCAATTATCAATATTGCTGGTTACGCATGACCTGAACGTGGTTTACGAGTTCTCGACATACGTTATTTGCCTGAGCAGGCCGGTGGTATGCTGCGGCCCCCCTCAAGAGGTGCTCACGACGGAGAGCCTCCAGAGCCTTTATGGCGGCAAGGTGAAATACTATAAGCACAAACCATTGTAG
- a CDS encoding cation diffusion facilitator family transporter, producing MDSRGANKTYTTDDGGKVAAYSTLINIALVAAKAAIAFNSGSAAVLSEAVHSLTDVIASLSVWIGIKLSRVKSPSFPWGLYKAENIAAVITAFFIFLMAYEIAREVILGGHRALSNVGLAITALFLMAMPVGLFTRYEKKKARELNSPSLLADSEHWVADILSIGVVIAGLVASRYTPYADRVAAIIVIIMVLRVGYRITKDSMKSLLDASVDAATLGKIRDIVERFPEVREVGSLNARNSGSFIFVHMDLKLSVKRLNEAHRSADIIENAIREAVPFIERISIHYEPVEKEFVRFAATLSESEGAISPHFGSAPLILLWDKDKDGKVISREVIKNPYSRLEKGKGIKLAELLVEKGVDVLYTKEEFKGKGPEHVFSDADIEVRMTASKNIEELFKEDVG from the coding sequence GTGGACAGTAGAGGCGCAAACAAAACATACACGACGGATGACGGTGGAAAGGTCGCCGCTTATTCAACGCTCATCAATATCGCTCTCGTGGCCGCAAAGGCCGCTATCGCTTTTAATTCCGGCAGTGCCGCCGTGCTATCGGAAGCGGTACACAGCCTCACTGATGTAATCGCGAGCCTGTCTGTATGGATAGGCATAAAGCTCTCAAGGGTCAAATCCCCTTCCTTCCCGTGGGGCCTGTACAAGGCTGAGAATATCGCCGCAGTCATCACCGCCTTCTTTATTTTCCTGATGGCGTACGAAATAGCCAGGGAGGTCATCCTCGGTGGGCACAGGGCCCTTTCTAACGTAGGTCTCGCGATTACCGCCCTTTTTTTAATGGCAATGCCGGTAGGCCTTTTTACCAGGTATGAAAAAAAGAAGGCAAGGGAGTTGAACTCACCATCTCTTCTGGCAGATTCAGAGCACTGGGTCGCTGATATCCTCTCCATCGGTGTCGTTATTGCCGGCCTTGTCGCTTCCAGATATACTCCCTATGCGGACAGGGTCGCGGCGATCATCGTAATCATTATGGTGCTCAGGGTAGGGTACAGGATAACAAAGGACTCGATGAAAAGCCTCCTGGACGCGTCGGTAGATGCGGCGACCCTGGGAAAGATAAGGGACATCGTGGAGCGCTTCCCGGAGGTCCGGGAGGTCGGCTCATTGAATGCAAGGAACTCCGGGAGTTTCATATTCGTCCACATGGACCTGAAGCTTTCCGTGAAAAGGCTCAACGAAGCTCACCGGTCGGCGGATATCATCGAGAATGCCATAAGGGAGGCGGTCCCCTTCATAGAGAGGATCAGCATACATTATGAGCCCGTTGAAAAAGAGTTCGTACGGTTCGCCGCAACGCTTTCCGAAAGCGAAGGGGCCATCTCTCCCCACTTCGGGAGCGCCCCGCTTATCCTTCTCTGGGACAAGGACAAAGACGGCAAGGTGATATCAAGGGAGGTCATCAAAAATCCATACTCAAGACTGGAAAAGGGAAAGGGGATAAAATTGGCCGAGCTCCTTGTGGAAAAGGGCGTAGACGTGCTTTATACAAAGGAGGAGTTCAAGGGCAAAGGCCCCGAGCACGTCTTCTCTGATGCCGATATTGAAGTGCGGATGACGGCCTCAAAAAATATCGAGGAGCTTTTTAAAGAGGATGTTGGCTGA
- a CDS encoding class I SAM-dependent methyltransferase has product MRAESASAFDLSATEYDSWYDSAQGRPVFESELKCLRSLMPENETPLLEIGVGTGRFAMYFPGAYGADPALGALKLAQKRGIRCVNGVGEQLPFRDGAFKTVLIIATLCFVKRPQSLLQEASRILSPDGDIIVGFISRSSSWGALYEKKKKEGSTFYRHAKFYDLPDIKGFAKAAGLCTTSIVSTLLQPPSCSSSVEEPRNSYVEGAGFIFLRLEKEKGLLGGQ; this is encoded by the coding sequence ATGAGAGCCGAATCCGCGAGCGCCTTCGACTTGAGCGCAACTGAATACGACTCCTGGTATGATTCAGCCCAGGGCAGGCCTGTTTTTGAGAGCGAGCTTAAGTGTCTTAGAAGTCTCATGCCGGAAAACGAAACCCCGCTGCTTGAAATAGGGGTCGGCACGGGAAGGTTCGCCATGTATTTCCCGGGGGCTTATGGCGCGGACCCGGCCTTGGGCGCGCTTAAGCTCGCCCAAAAAAGAGGCATAAGATGTGTAAACGGGGTCGGAGAGCAACTTCCTTTCAGGGACGGCGCTTTCAAAACGGTCCTCATAATCGCAACGCTATGTTTTGTCAAAAGACCCCAGTCCCTTCTTCAGGAGGCTTCCAGGATACTTTCCCCGGACGGAGACATTATAGTAGGATTTATCTCCAGAAGCTCGTCATGGGGCGCGCTCTATGAAAAAAAGAAAAAAGAGGGCAGCACCTTCTACAGACACGCTAAATTTTACGATCTCCCTGATATCAAGGGCTTCGCAAAGGCGGCCGGCCTCTGTACCACATCCATAGTGAGCACTCTTTTGCAGCCGCCCTCTTGCTCATCAAGTGTAGAGGAGCCGCGTAATTCATATGTGGAAGGGGCCGGGTTTATCTTCCTGAGACTCGAAAAAGAAAAAGGGCTGTTAGGTGGACAGTAG
- a CDS encoding DUF5320 domain-containing protein, translated as MHGYMHRIMRRRLLSGTHCPWCGIHRWPAEMDRESRKEEIEDLKEHIEHLREDLKVAEEDLKELEKGE; from the coding sequence ATGCACGGTTACATGCACAGGATAATGAGACGCAGACTCCTCTCCGGTACCCACTGCCCATGGTGTGGCATACATCGTTGGCCCGCTGAAATGGACAGAGAGTCCAGAAAAGAAGAGATCGAGGACTTGAAGGAGCATATAGAGCATCTCAGGGAGGACCTGAAGGTCGCCGAGGAAGACCTCAAGGAGCTTGAGAAAGGGGAATGA
- the tsaA gene encoding tRNA (N6-threonylcarbamoyladenosine(37)-N6)-methyltransferase TrmO yields the protein MDTIVYRPIGVIHSPFKEPKGTPIQPVAASGVRGTVELFSGYAEGLKDLDGFSHVMLIYHFHMSADFSLLVRPFLDDTPRGLFSTRAPARPNSIGVSVVDLDGIDGATLLVRNVDIVDGTPLLDIKPYVPEFDSPEAKRIGWLEDKVGKSAPARDDGRFAIKKAGLP from the coding sequence ATGGATACTATCGTGTACAGGCCTATAGGCGTCATCCATTCACCCTTCAAGGAACCCAAGGGCACCCCGATACAGCCAGTGGCCGCGTCAGGCGTAAGGGGGACGGTTGAGCTCTTTAGTGGATATGCCGAGGGTCTCAAAGACCTGGATGGCTTTTCGCACGTTATGTTGATCTATCATTTTCATATGTCAGCGGATTTTTCACTCCTGGTAAGACCTTTTCTCGACGATACTCCGCGAGGCCTGTTTTCAACAAGAGCCCCGGCGCGGCCGAACTCCATAGGCGTATCGGTTGTAGACCTCGACGGCATAGATGGTGCGACTCTCCTTGTCAGGAATGTGGACATAGTGGACGGAACGCCGCTCCTTGACATAAAACCGTATGTACCGGAATTTGACTCGCCGGAGGCAAAAAGGATCGGCTGGCTTGAAGACAAGGTGGGCAAATCGGCTCCTGCGCGCGATGACGGCAGGTTTGCCATAAAAAAGGCAGGTTTGCCATAA
- a CDS encoding DUF1007 family protein, with protein MNIFKGSILLAFAFIFMLAPSAWSHPHMSIDNSVTAVFDANGLAGFRLEWTFDEMSSSIFILDFDVNKNGRLEKSEIAALEKGAFSNLKNFEYFTNILTGLS; from the coding sequence GTGAACATATTCAAGGGATCAATACTTTTGGCGTTTGCCTTTATTTTTATGCTCGCACCTTCGGCGTGGTCCCACCCTCACATGTCCATTGACAACTCCGTAACTGCGGTCTTTGACGCCAATGGACTGGCCGGGTTCAGGCTTGAGTGGACATTCGACGAGATGTCCAGCAGCATTTTCATTCTCGATTTTGACGTGAACAAGAACGGGCGTCTCGAAAAATCCGAGATAGCCGCCCTTGAAAAGGGGGCTTTCTCAAACCTGAAGAACTTCGAATATTTCACCAATATCCTGACAGGTCTATCCTGA
- a CDS encoding ferritin translates to MGTKGREIVGTQADRTIELLSKAFADEWLAYYQYWIGSKIVAGPMKDAVIAELMQHAADELRHADLLSNRIIQLGGTPATTPRKWLEISNCGYEEPTDPFVKRILEQNISGERCAIGYYHAVIEEIGLKDPVTYNVVSQILQDEVEHEEDLQALQEDIAFMLKGQS, encoded by the coding sequence ATGGGAACAAAGGGACGCGAAATTGTCGGCACGCAGGCGGACAGGACCATCGAGCTCCTCAGCAAGGCGTTTGCTGACGAGTGGCTTGCTTACTACCAGTACTGGATAGGGTCAAAGATCGTCGCTGGGCCGATGAAGGACGCTGTAATAGCGGAGCTTATGCAGCACGCGGCCGACGAATTGCGCCACGCCGACCTGCTCAGCAACCGAATAATCCAGCTCGGAGGCACCCCGGCCACCACGCCCCGCAAATGGCTCGAGATTTCGAACTGCGGCTATGAAGAGCCGACGGACCCTTTCGTAAAAAGGATACTCGAGCAGAACATCTCCGGAGAGCGATGCGCAATCGGCTATTATCACGCCGTTATAGAGGAGATAGGGCTCAAGGACCCGGTGACGTACAACGTGGTATCACAGATACTGCAGGACGAAGTGGAGCACGAGGAGGACCTTCAGGCGCTGCAGGAAGATATCGCTTTCATGCTTAAAGGGCAGAGCTGA
- a CDS encoding DNA protection protein DPS (play a key role in DNA protection against oxidative stress by oxidizing Fe(II) to Fe(III); induced by iron depletion and hydrogen peroxide): MANVAREMVEKAGIDIGQLLDLLIKNASAELTTYYYYTILRVNLVGMDGEGVKEIAETARIEDRNHFEALVPRIYELGGKLPDSMNDFHDISACKPARLPADPKDVKAILKVLVEAERCAVRGYTNICNLTAGKDHRTYDLALSILNEEIEHESWFSEFLGEGPSGHFMRRGDTSPFVSKFLK; encoded by the coding sequence ATGGCAAATGTCGCTAGGGAGATGGTAGAAAAGGCAGGGATCGACATCGGTCAGTTGCTGGACCTGCTGATAAAAAACGCCTCCGCGGAACTGACGACCTACTATTACTATACGATCCTCAGGGTGAACCTTGTCGGCATGGACGGGGAGGGGGTCAAGGAGATAGCGGAGACGGCCCGCATAGAGGACAGAAACCATTTCGAAGCCCTGGTCCCGCGCATCTACGAGCTTGGCGGGAAGTTGCCGGACAGCATGAATGACTTCCATGACATTTCAGCCTGCAAGCCGGCCAGACTGCCTGCAGACCCGAAGGATGTCAAGGCGATACTTAAGGTGCTGGTAGAGGCCGAAAGGTGCGCTGTCAGAGGTTATACGAACATTTGTAACCTGACCGCCGGGAAGGACCACCGTACATACGATCTCGCGCTCTCCATTCTTAACGAAGAGATAGAGCATGAGTCCTGGTTCTCGGAGTTCCTGGGCGAAGGGCCTTCGGGCCACTTTATGAGAAGGGGCGATACATCTCCGTTCGTCTCAAAGTTCCTGAAGTAG
- a CDS encoding HupE/UreJ family protein produces the protein MDLKSKTLLLAVVCLLMPAAAYAHTGLGNAHGFMHGFGHPVGGLDHVLAMVAVGIWAAQAGGRTVWAIPAGFVSLMAFGGFLGLNGITVPLIEEGIATSVLVLGLFVTVAARFPVALSVVIVGVFAIFHGHAHGAEIPGSASGLAYSAGFVISTALLHLCGIGIGIAFKVLNRIHLMRYAGGLIAAGGAWLLFSL, from the coding sequence ATGGATTTAAAAAGCAAAACTCTGCTGCTTGCCGTTGTGTGTTTGTTGATGCCCGCTGCGGCGTATGCCCATACTGGCCTAGGGAATGCCCATGGATTCATGCATGGATTCGGACATCCGGTGGGGGGCCTGGATCATGTCCTCGCGATGGTGGCAGTCGGTATATGGGCCGCACAGGCTGGCGGTAGGACTGTTTGGGCAATTCCGGCAGGGTTCGTCAGCCTCATGGCTTTCGGGGGCTTTCTGGGCCTGAATGGCATTACCGTGCCACTAATCGAGGAGGGCATTGCAACTTCTGTACTGGTTCTTGGGCTCTTTGTAACAGTTGCCGCCAGGTTCCCTGTCGCTCTAAGCGTTGTGATAGTCGGGGTCTTTGCCATCTTTCATGGACACGCGCATGGTGCAGAGATACCAGGCAGCGCGTCAGGACTCGCTTACAGCGCCGGTTTTGTTATCTCGACCGCTCTTCTGCATCTTTGCGGCATCGGTATCGGAATCGCCTTTAAAGTCCTCAACAGGATCCATCTGATGCGCTACGCCGGCGGCCTGATAGCGGCAGGCGGAGCCTGGCTACTCTTCTCATTATAG
- a CDS encoding cytochrome-c peroxidase, translating into MKAFSFRRWKSLAAIGCAGAALTGPAIAEVSVPAGYLDNFKPITEQVVQSKENAVTPDKVKLGKMLYYDPRLSKSGLLSCNTCHNIAMYGVSALPTDIGHKWAIGPINGPTVMNSAYNLSQFWDGRAKDLEEQAKGPILNPAEMGMPSEAAVVERIGSITEYRDMFTKSFPGEKLTYNNIAKAIAAFERTLQTPSRFDRFLTGDANALTDQEKNGLKLFVENGCAACHNGVAIGGNSFQKMGVVKPYKTDNKARGKFDLTKKKEDMNVFKVPTLRNVERTYPYFHDGMVWELENAVKIMGDVQTGKKLNDTEASDIAAFLRSLTGTIPAEALQVPVLPASEKGTPRPSAD; encoded by the coding sequence ATGAAGGCTTTTTCTTTCAGGAGATGGAAGTCGTTGGCAGCAATTGGCTGCGCCGGCGCAGCCCTTACCGGGCCTGCAATCGCTGAAGTTAGCGTCCCTGCGGGCTATCTGGATAACTTCAAACCTATTACGGAGCAGGTCGTCCAGAGCAAGGAAAATGCGGTCACGCCGGACAAGGTAAAGCTTGGCAAGATGCTCTACTACGACCCGCGGCTTTCCAAGAGCGGCCTTCTCAGCTGTAATACTTGTCACAACATAGCCATGTACGGAGTGAGCGCCCTGCCGACGGATATAGGCCATAAATGGGCTATCGGGCCAATAAACGGTCCAACTGTGATGAACTCCGCTTACAATTTATCCCAGTTCTGGGATGGAAGGGCGAAGGACCTGGAAGAGCAGGCAAAAGGGCCCATCCTTAACCCTGCTGAGATGGGGATGCCCAGCGAGGCCGCTGTAGTGGAAAGGATAGGCTCGATCACGGAATACCGGGATATGTTCACAAAGTCCTTCCCTGGAGAGAAGCTGACATATAATAATATAGCCAAGGCAATTGCGGCCTTCGAAAGGACCCTCCAGACTCCTTCCAGGTTTGACAGGTTTCTGACCGGCGACGCAAACGCCTTGACTGACCAGGAAAAAAACGGCCTCAAGCTCTTTGTTGAGAACGGCTGCGCTGCGTGCCATAACGGGGTTGCCATAGGCGGCAACTCGTTCCAGAAGATGGGTGTAGTGAAACCATACAAGACCGATAACAAGGCCAGAGGCAAATTCGATCTGACCAAGAAAAAAGAAGACATGAATGTCTTCAAGGTCCCGACCCTCAGAAATGTTGAAAGGACCTACCCGTACTTTCATGACGGGATGGTATGGGAACTCGAAAATGCTGTAAAGATCATGGGTGACGTGCAGACAGGAAAGAAACTCAATGACACGGAGGCCAGCGATATTGCCGCATTCCTTAGGTCACTGACCGGCACGATACCGGCGGAGGCTCTTCAGGTGCCCGTGCTGCCTGCGTCGGAAAAAGGGACGCCCAGGCCTTCTGCCGATTAA
- a CDS encoding class I SAM-dependent methyltransferase has product MDIPRIFNITESAHRIHNPFTPEKLATLGAALRLETGTRVLDLGSGSGEMLCTWARDHGFIGTGIDMSQLFTEQAKRRAEELGVADQVKFIHGDATGYVSDDKAGVAACLGATWIGGGVAGTIELLARSLRTGGLILIGEPYWRQLPPTEDVAKGCFANSISDFLMLPELLASFGHLGYDVVEMVLADQDGWDRYEAAKWLTMRQWLEANPGDEFAKDVRAKLTSEPKRYAAYTREYLGWGVFALMTR; this is encoded by the coding sequence ATGGACATCCCACGGATCTTCAACATCACCGAAAGTGCTCACCGCATCCATAACCCGTTCACACCCGAAAAACTCGCCACTCTCGGCGCGGCGCTGCGTCTGGAAACGGGGACCCGAGTGCTCGACCTCGGCAGCGGTTCGGGGGAGATGCTGTGCACCTGGGCGCGTGACCACGGATTCATCGGCACCGGCATCGACATGAGTCAGTTGTTCACCGAGCAAGCGAAACGCCGTGCTGAAGAACTCGGCGTCGCCGATCAAGTCAAGTTCATCCATGGCGATGCTACCGGCTACGTCTCGGACGACAAGGCCGGTGTGGCAGCCTGTCTCGGTGCTACATGGATCGGCGGGGGAGTTGCCGGCACTATCGAGCTTCTGGCGCGGAGTCTCCGCACCGGAGGGCTCATCCTCATCGGCGAGCCCTACTGGCGGCAGTTACCGCCGACGGAAGATGTTGCCAAGGGGTGTTTTGCCAACTCGATCTCCGACTTTCTCATGCTCCCAGAACTTCTCGCGTCTTTCGGCCACCTTGGCTACGATGTCGTTGAAATGGTTCTGGCTGACCAAGACGGCTGGGACAGATACGAGGCGGCCAAATGGCTCACCATGCGCCAATGGCTTGAAGCCAATCCCGGCGACGAGTTCGCGAAAGATGTTCGAGCCAAACTGACCTCGGAACCCAAGCGCTACGCCGCTTACACACGTGAATACCTAGGTTGGGGTGTGTTCGCGCTGATGACGCGGTGA
- a CDS encoding outer membrane beta-barrel protein yields MLRKPFSLITPFIAILLFTVLSASSVSAAELLNQVFFRFGKARLSDDRGGEVFTDTLNVFGEGRNDGTSGTSISAGLDLALARDFGPGTLLGEIMLDYSRFSEKRVTQTTTTLLELDGVGTHNTKEVTVSELIVAIAPKYRFDRIGSGKVRPWIIPAGIAFMVNSPPSDDTTYLDIGYHLGAGIEYVINGLLSVGADFRHTIASGDPGIKASYSTAAVYLGINF; encoded by the coding sequence ATGTTGAGAAAGCCGTTTTCGTTAATCACACCATTTATTGCGATACTCTTATTTACTGTTCTATCTGCAAGCTCGGTAAGCGCGGCGGAACTTCTAAACCAGGTGTTTTTCAGGTTCGGGAAAGCGAGGCTCAGCGACGACAGGGGCGGAGAGGTCTTCACCGACACACTGAACGTCTTCGGGGAGGGCAGGAACGACGGCACGAGCGGCACGAGCATAAGCGCGGGGCTTGATCTGGCCCTGGCAAGGGACTTCGGGCCGGGCACGCTACTCGGGGAGATAATGCTCGACTACTCGAGATTTTCGGAAAAGAGGGTCACGCAGACCACGACGACGCTGCTGGAGTTGGACGGCGTGGGCACGCACAACACGAAAGAGGTGACTGTCTCGGAGCTTATCGTGGCAATCGCGCCGAAGTACAGGTTCGACCGCATCGGCTCCGGAAAGGTCAGGCCCTGGATAATACCGGCTGGAATCGCGTTCATGGTCAACTCGCCGCCGTCGGACGACACAACCTATCTGGACATAGGCTATCACCTCGGGGCCGGGATCGAGTATGTCATCAACGGATTGCTGAGCGTCGGGGCCGACTTCCGTCACACAATCGCAAGCGGCGACCCGGGCATCAAGGCGAGCTACTCTACGGCGGCGGTCTATTTGGGCATAAACTTCTAA
- a CDS encoding flavin reductase family protein has translation MNKFPKKKDFPVSQVRRYLEPGPIVLVSSKWKGKTNIMTMGWHTVMEFTPSLVGCVISSGNHSFRMIRESGECVINLPTTALTDTVVRIGNTSGAEIDKFREFGLTPEDGDVVAAPLIRECHANFECRLYDGALVDKYNFFIFEVVKAHAAVSPKYPETLHYTGDGVFMVPGKTINRKQLFRPGML, from the coding sequence ATGAATAAGTTTCCAAAAAAAAAGGACTTTCCCGTAAGCCAGGTGCGGAGGTATCTGGAGCCCGGCCCTATCGTGCTCGTCTCGTCCAAGTGGAAAGGGAAAACGAATATAATGACGATGGGCTGGCATACGGTCATGGAGTTCACGCCATCGCTCGTCGGTTGCGTGATATCAAGCGGAAACCACAGCTTCCGGATGATAAGGGAAAGCGGCGAATGCGTCATAAACCTCCCGACAACTGCGCTTACGGATACTGTCGTCAGGATAGGAAATACGTCGGGCGCCGAGATAGACAAGTTCAGGGAATTCGGCCTTACGCCCGAGGATGGAGATGTGGTCGCGGCGCCATTGATACGCGAGTGCCACGCCAACTTCGAATGCAGGCTTTACGACGGCGCGCTTGTGGACAAGTACAATTTCTTCATCTTTGAGGTGGTGAAAGCCCATGCCGCCGTATCGCCGAAATATCCCGAGACGCTCCACTACACCGGCGACGGCGTCTTCATGGTCCCTGGCAAGACCATCAATAGAAAGCAGCTCTTCAGGCCGGGGATGCTGTGA